The Pyxidicoccus sp. MSG2 DNA segment GCGCCTTGCGCCCGTAGGCCGGCGCGAAGTCCCAGCTCACCACCACGCCCGCCGGCTTCGCCATCGCCATCAGCTCGGCCGAGGGGAGGATGCGCGCCTCCAGCCCCACCATCGTCAGCGCCTCGGTGATGAGCCGCGCCGTCGTCGGGTTGTCCTCCAGCACGTCCACCCGCCGCACCTCCGTCGCCGTCCTCAACGCGAGCGGGGCCGACTGCGCCGACAGCGCCGTGCGCAAGAGCGTGCGCACCTCCCGGATGTCGTCGAAGGGCTTGAGCATGTAGTCCACCACGCCCAGCTCCAGCGCCTGCTGCGTCGTCACCAGCGACGGGTAGCCCGTCATCAGGATGACGCGCGAGTTGGAGTAGAGCCGCCGCGCCTGTTGCGCCAGCTCCAGTCCGGACAGGCCCGGCAGGTTCTTGTCCGTGACGATGAGGTCCACCGGCGCCTGGCGAAGCAGGTCGAGTGCCTCCTCGCCGCTGGCCGCCTCGATGACCTCGCACTCCTTGCCCATCAGGTCGCGGAAGACCATGCGGATGATGGTCTCGTCGTCCACCACCAGCAGCCGCTGGCGCCGCGCGGTCGGCGTGTCCGACGTCGGGAAGAGCACCCGGAACACGGTGGCTGGCGGCGGCACGTCGCGGACGACGCCCGGGGCCGCCAGGCCCACCTGCGCGCGGTGCTCCTGGGCAATGCGCCGGCACACCGCGAGCCCCAGCCCCGTGCCCCGCTTGTTGGCGGTGACGTAGGGCTCGAAGATGCGCTCGCGCAGCTCCTCGGGAATGCCCGGGCCCCAGTCCGCCACGTACAGCACCGGCGACGAGCCCTCGCGCGTGAGCACCACCTTCACGCGGCCGCGCCCGGCCATGGCGTCGCGCGCGTTGTTCAGGAGGTTGAGCGTGAGCTGCTCGATGAGCCGCGCGTTGCCCTGGATGGTGATGTCCTCGGGCGCCTCCACCTCCAGGGAGATGCGCGCGGAGTCCGGGTTGATGCTGAAGAGCTTCGCCGCCGCCCAGATGGGGGCCGCCAGGGACAGGCTCTGCTGGGGTGCGGGGCGCTCGCTGGCCAGGCGGATGTAGTCGGAGACGATCTGCTCCATCCGCTCCACCTGCGCCAGCAGGAGCCTCAGCGGGCCGGAGGGGCCGCCGTCCTCCGCCAGGAGTTGTGCGTAGGCCTTCACGCCCAGCAGCGGCTGCCGCAGCTCGTGCAGCACCTCCGCGGCGAGCTGGGTCGACTGGGCGCCCGCACGTTGCAGTGCCGCCGCCGCCGCGCGCGCGGCTGGCAGGTCCCCCGCCTCCAGGGCCTGGAGCAGTTGGGAGAGCGGCGCGGGTGTTTCCATTTCCTGAGCATGACGGAGGCAGCGGCTTCTACGCAACGCGGGCGAAGGGATTCCGTTGACCCGGGCCCGGGGGGCGCGGATGCTCGCCCGCGTTCCTCGCGCCCGGCCTCGGGAGGGCCTTCATGCCGCAGACCAACCCGTTCCACTCGCTCGTGCCCCGGAAGATGACGGACACCGAGCTGGCTCGCTCCATCCGGCTGAACATCGAAGCGGAGCTGGACGCCATCAATCTGTACGCCGCGCACATCGACGCCACCGACAACGAGGACGCCAAGGCCATCCTCCGTCACGTCATGGACGAGGAGCGCGA contains these protein-coding regions:
- the sinK gene encoding hybrid histidine protein kinase/response regulator SinK — protein: METPAPLSQLLQALEAGDLPAARAAAAALQRAGAQSTQLAAEVLHELRQPLLGVKAYAQLLAEDGGPSGPLRLLLAQVERMEQIVSDYIRLASERPAPQQSLSLAAPIWAAAKLFSINPDSARISLEVEAPEDITIQGNARLIEQLTLNLLNNARDAMAGRGRVKVVLTREGSSPVLYVADWGPGIPEELRERIFEPYVTANKRGTGLGLAVCRRIAQEHRAQVGLAAPGVVRDVPPPATVFRVLFPTSDTPTARRQRLLVVDDETIIRMVFRDLMGKECEVIEAASGEEALDLLRQAPVDLIVTDKNLPGLSGLELAQQARRLYSNSRVILMTGYPSLVTTQQALELGVVDYMLKPFDDIREVRTLLRTALSAQSAPLALRTATEVRRVDVLEDNPTTARLITEALTMVGLEARILPSAELMAMAKPAGVVVSWDFAPAYGRKALELGKALAQGAPFVVLAEHLTMETALESLRAGAAACLPKLLSDTTALSRELSRAFKREVP